The DNA window GTGCATCTGTTCGCACCAGTCTCGCTGTACGCGACGGTTGTGCGAGTTTTCGGCGCTTCTGACGAGCGGACCCATCCGCCACCGCAGCATCCCCTCCTGCCAGTTCTTGCGGGACGTATCCGCCGCCGTCCGCAAGGGACCGAGCCAGAAATCGAGCACGGCCTCGGGGGTCCGTTCCGTAATCGCGGGCTTTTCGTCTGGATTCACGGATTGCACCGGCCGCGACCGCAGGAAAGGCGTTTCGTATTGCGACGGAAGGCGGGCGCACCGCCGGGGCGACGGGAACCCCATTCTCGCACTGGAACGGGGTGCGGCCTTCTCAAGAGATGCGCTTCGGTGAACGTCCGGAACGGATACTCATGGATTTCCAGGATAGTGCCCAAGCCAGAAACCGTATCGCAAACAAGGCGCAAAATATCGGAAGGGTCATCAAAAGTATCGGAAAATTTATTAATCGATCAACCATACATTCATATATTTTTGCCCAGGCCCGGAACCCGTGGCGAAGCGGCGTATGGGCGGCGACCCGGACGGATTCTTGTCCGGGCGGTTTTGTCCGCTTTTGCGGCGTCTTGCGGCGCACCCGGCCGCTCCCTATATGCAGGAACGAAGCGGGGAAGGCCCCGCAATCCAGTCATTTGCGGCCGGATGCGCCCGCCCCGGCGGGCGGCGCAGCCGGCCCGGAATCGGTCGCAGCGGGGGTTCGCGCCGGCGCCTGAGAGGGCCGGCGCGGGCCTGCTGCCGTAAGGGGAGACGACCATGGCCAAGATTATCGGTATCGATCTCGGCACCACCAATTCCTGCATCGCCGTGATGGACGGCGGGAACGCCAAGGTGGTCGAGAATTCGGAAGGCGGCCGGACGACGCCGTCGATGGTGGCGTTTGCAGAGGACGGCGAACGGCTGGTCGGCCAGTCGGCCAAGCGCCAGGCGGTGACCAACCCGGAAAGCACGATCTTCGCGGTCAAGCGGCTGATCGGCCGGCGCTTCGACGATCCGATGACCAGGAAGGATATCGATCTCGTCCCCTACAAGATCGTCAAGTCCGACGGCGGCGACGCCTGGGTCGGCGCGCGCGACGAGAAGTTCAGCCCGAGCCAGATCAGCGCCTTCATCCTGCAGAAGATGAAGGAAACCGCCGAGGCCTATCTCGGCGAGCCGGTCGACGAGGCGGTCATCACGGTGCCGGCCTATTTCGACGATTCCCAGCGCCAGGCGACCAAGGACGCCGGCCGGATCGCCGGCCTCGATGTCCGGCGCATCATCAACGAGCCGACGGCGGCGGCCCTGGCCTATGGCCTCGAGAAGAAGGAAAGCGGCACCATCGCGGTCTACGACCTGGGTGGCGGCACCTTCGACGTCTCCATTCTCGAGATCGGCGACGGCCTGTTCCAGGTGAAATCGACCAACGGCGACACCTTCCTGGGCGGCGAGGATTTCGACGCCAAGATCATCGACTATCTGGCCGCCGAGTTCAAAAAGGACCAGGGCATCGACCTGCGCGAGGACCGGCTGGCGCTCCAGCGCCTCAAGGAGGCTGCGGAGAAGGCCAAGATCGAGCTGTCGAGCGCGACCCAGACGGACATCAACCTGCCCTTCATCACCGCCGACGCGAGCGGGCCGAAGCATCTCAACGTCAAGCTGACCCGCGCCAAGCTGGAAACCCTGGTCGAGGAGCTGATCCAGCGCACGGTCGGGCCGTGCAAATCGGCGCTCAAGGATGCCGGCCTCAAGGCCAGCGAAATCGACGAGGTGATCCTGGTCGGCGGCATGACCCGGATGCCCAGGGTGCAGGAGACGGTCCAGCAGATCTTCGGCCGCGAGCCGCACAAGGGCGTCAATCCGGACGAGGTCGTGGCGCTCGGCGCGGCGATCCAGGGCGGCGTGCTGAACAAGGACGTGAAGGACGTCCTGCTGCTCGACGTGACGCCGCTCTCGCTCGGCATCGAAACCCTGGGCGGCGTGTTCACCCGGCTGATCGACCGCAACACGACGATCCCGACGAAGAAGAGCCAGGTCTTCTCGACCGCCGAGGACAACCAGGGTGCGGTCACCATCCGGGTCGGCCAGGGCGAGCGCGAAATGTCGGCGGACAACAAGCTGCTCGGCCAGTTCGACCTGGTCGGCATTCCGCCGGCGCCGCGCGGCGTGCCCCAGATCGAGGTCGCCTTCGATATCGACGCCAACGGCATCGTCAGCGTCACGGCGACCGACAAGGCGACCGGCAAGGAGCAGCAGATCCGCATCCAGGCCTCCGGCGGCCTGAGCGACGACGAGATCGAGCGCATGGTCGAGGAGGCCGAGGCCAACGCCGAGGAGGACCGCAAGCGCCGCGAACTCGCCGACGCCCGCAACGCCGCCGACGCCATGATCCACCAGACCGGCAAGTCGCTCGCCGAGCATGGCGACAAGATCGAGGCCGCCGAGAAGGAGGCGATCGAGAAGGCGATCGAGGATCTGAAGGCGGTCAAGGACGAGGACGATCTCGGCGCGATCCAGGAAAAGACCCAGGCGCTCATGCAGGCGTCGATGAAGCTGGGCGAGGCCATGTATGCCGCCCAGCAGGCCGAGGCCGAAGCCGCCGCCGGTGCGGCCGGCGACGCGGCCGGCGGCGCCGAAGCGACCGACGCCCCGGCCGGAACCGAAGCCGAAGAGGGCGTCGTCGATGCCGACTTCGAGGAAGTCGACGACGACGAGCAGAAGAAAGCGTCCTGACGGCCGGCGTCGGCCGATGGCGATTTCGGCCTGACAGGCGGGATCGGCGATGGCGCAGCGGGATTTTTATGACGTGCTCGGCGTCGGCCGCGACGCCGACGAGGCGCAGATCAAGTCCGCCTTCCGCCGGAAGGCGATGCAGTACCACCCCGACCGCAATCCGGGCGACGGCGAGGCGGAGCGCAACTTCAAGCAGGTCAACGAGGCCTACGAAGTCCTGAAGGACGGCGAGAAGCGCGCGGCCTACGACCGCTTCGGTCATGCTGCGTTCGAGCAGGCCGGCGGACCTGGCCCCGGTGGCGGTTTCGGCCCCGGCGGGTTCGAGTTCAACTTCGGCGGCGGCAGTTTCGGCGATATCTTCGAGGACATCTTCGGCGACATTTCCGGCATGAACCAGGGCGGCCGCCGGCGCCAGCCGACCCGCGGCCAAGACCTGCGCTACAACATGGAAGTGAGCCTGGAAGACGCCTTTACCGGCAGGCAGACGACGATCCGGGTGCCCAGCGCCGACCAGTGCGCATCGTGCGGCGGCAGCGGCTCGGAGGGCGGCGCCGCCCGGGTGACCTGCGGCCAGTGCGGCGGTCGCGGCAGGGTGCGCGCCAGTCAGGGCTTCTTCACGGTCGAGCGCACCTGCGCCCGGTGCCAGGGCGAAGGCGAGGTCATCGACAAGCCCTGCCGCACCTGCAACGGCGCCGGCCGTGTGCGGCGCGAAAAGACCCTCTCGGTCAACATTCCGGCCGGTGTCGACGACGGCACAAGGATCCGCCTTGCCGGCGAGGGCGAACCCGGCATGCGCGGCGCCCCGCCGGGCGATCTCTACATTTTCGTCTCGGTGGCGCCGCACGACGTGTTCCACCGCGACGGCGCCAACATCTACTGCCAGGTGCCGCTGCCCATGACGACGGCAGCGCTCGGCGGCGCGCTGGAGGTCCCCACGGTCGAGGGCATGCGCGCCCGGGTCACGATTCCCGAGGGCGCCCAGAGCGGCGACCAGTTCCGGCTGCGCGGCAAGGGCATGTCCCAGCTCCGCTCCCGGGCGCGCGGCGACATGTATATCGAGATCGAGGTCGAGACGCCGCGCAATCTCAGCCCGAAGCAGCGCGAAATCCTCGACCAGTTCCGCGAAGCCGGCGGCGACAGCAACAGCCCGAAATCGACCGATTTCTTCGACCGTGTGAAGACTCTCTGGGAAGGGCTGAAGAGCTGACAATCGTTTCCGGACGCAACCGTCCCTTCCCGTCATATCGACCGGAACGGCCCGGAGGGCCGTGAAGCGGAGATATCTTTCCGGGACGGAGCGGGGCCAAAGCGCAGCGTCAGAAAGATTTCTCCGCTCCGCCACGCTTCGCGCGGCTCCGGTCGAAATGACGAGTCGGGGACGAAGGTGGACGGGAGACCGGCGGAGATGGTGGTGGCGGTTGGGGCGCAGAGGATGTTTCGAAACCCTCCCCTGCGGTCCCTCCGCCCGGACCGGTGTCCGGTACAACTCCGGCCACGACATCCCATGACTCCGGCACAGTGCGTGGCGTATCCTGACCCGCCATGACCGTCGCCGACCATCTCCTCTATGCGCTCGCCTGGCTCAGCTTCGGCGTCCTGCACAGCCTGCTGGCGCGGCAGAAGGCCAACCGGTCGTTCGACGCCGCGTTCGGCAAGTTCGCCCGGATCGCCTACAACCTGATCGCGGCCGTCCATCTGGGCGCAATCCTGTTTTTCGAATGGCGCGGCTTTCCCGGCAAGGTCGCGTTCGACGTGCCGCTCTGGCTGCACGCGCCGATGGTGGCGGTCCAGGTCGCCGGCTGGGTGCTGCTGTTCGTCGCCCTGGTGCAGTACGATCTCGGCCGCTTCGGCGGGCTGACCCAGGCGAGGGTCATCGTCCACCGGCGAGGTCGCGGACGCGGCGCCGGGCCGATGGGCGCAGCGCGCGAGTTGCCGGAGCCGCCGCCCGACGTCCCGCAGGCGCGGCTCGAGCCGCTGGTCACCCACGGCATCCACCGCTATGTCCGCCATCCGCTCTACAGCGCGATGATGATGGTGTTCTGGGGCCGCGCCTTCGACGAGGCGGCGCTGATGACGGCGGCGTGGGGCACGCTCTATCTCGTCATCGGCACGCATTTCGAGGAGCGCAAGCTGCTGCAGATCTACGGCGCGGACTATGCCCGCTACAGCGCCGCCGTGCCGCGCTTCCTGCCGCTGCGCGGCCGGGCCCGGAGCGAGCAGGGCAAGAGCGGGTAGGTCAGGAGCGTCCGTTCCAGCGCTCGGCCGGTGCAGGATCGAGGGCCTGTTGCAGCCGCTGCCCGGCGGCGAGCGCGAATTTGAGGATCTGGGTGCGCCGGCGGGTCGCGTTCATCGTCCGCTCCGGCGCCTCGCGGATCGCGGCGGCGTCGAAGGCGTCGGCGACCAGCAGGCCTTGGTCGGCCGGCAGGACGTCGGCCGGGAAACCGTCCGGTACGGCGAAATAGTAGGCGTCGCACCAGGGCAGATAATCCGGCCATTTCGCATCGCCGCGGAAATCGGCCGGTGTGGTCTTGATCTCGACGATGACGAAGCGCTGCTCCCGGTTCAGGCCGATCACGTCGACGCGCCTTCCCTTGCCGACGGGAAACTCGGTGAGCGTGCTGTAGCCCCGGGCGGCGAGGAACCGGCAGACCCCGCGCGCCATGCGCAGTGCCCGGCCGCCGGCTTCGGCGGAATCCGCCGGGGCGGCAGCGACAGGGTCGGACGTACGCAGGTCCATGGGCGGCCCCCGGCCACGGGTGGGAGACCGACGCAGCTTACAGGAAATGAACAATAAGGGTACAAATTTCCGGGCGGACATCGAATTGGATCGATCGGGCACGCCGCGGCGACCGTCGGCGGTGGGTGCTCCCCGAAATTGTCCTCCGCGTCGACCCGTACACGCCCAACGCCCGACATCCCACTTGCCACCCCGGACGGAGCGCAGCGGAGATCCGGGGTCCAGGGGCCACACGCAAAGGCCTTTCGGGTCGGCCCTGGGCCCCGGATCAAGTCCGGGGCGGCACAATGAATGAATTGAAAATGCCGGCAGGCGTTAGCGGCGTCTCCGGATCTGCGAGCAAACCGGCGCCCGGCCCCCTGTCAAATCTTCGCCGGGCTGAAGCGGTCGGCGTGGATGTCGTCGGGGTCGACGCCGATTGCCTCCAGGATCGGCACGGCGGCGTCGATCATCGGCGGCGGTCCGCACAGGAAGGCCTCGGCGCCGAAACCGTCGAACACCGTGTCCGCCAGCAATTCGGTGACCGTGCCGCGCGGTCCGTCCCACGCGCTGCCTTGCGGCTCGTCCGACAGGGCGACGGCGTAGCCGAAATCCGCCGACCGGGCCGCCCAGCCGTCGAGCAGCGCGATATCGTAGAGGTCCTCTTGCCGGCGCGCGCCGTAGAGCAGGCGGATGCGGCGGCCGGTGTTGCGGGCGAGCGCATCCGCAATCATCGCCTTGATCGGCGCGAGGCCGGTGCCGCCGGCGACGCAGATCGCCGGCCGGTGATCGTTCGCCGTGAAGCCGAAATGGCCGTAGGGCCCGGCGATCTCCAGCGGATCGCCCGGCGACAGCGCGGACCGCACATGGTCCCCGATTGCGCCGCCCGGATAGAGCCGGACGTCGAACACCAGTTCCGTTCCGCCCGGCGGGTTCGCCGCCGAGAAATAGCGGTTGGGCGCGATGCCGGGGACGATCCATTCAAAATACTGGCCGGCCCGGTAGGCGATCTCGCGCGGGCAGTCGAGCGCGACCTGGACGACGCTGGCCGAGACCCGTTCGACCCGGCCGACCGTCGCTTCCACATGCTCGATCCGCGGCGCGCTCGCGCCGTCGCGCAGTACGATTTCCAGCGCGATGTCGGAGGTCGGCGCGCACAGGCAGGTCAGGATGCGGCCCTTGCGCCGGTCGGCCTCGGTGAAGACCGCCGGGTCGGCGCCGGGGCTCTCCTCGACGCCGCCGCTCAGCAGCACCGCCCGGCACTCGGCGCACTCGCCGGAGCGGCAGTTGTAGGGCATGGGCAGTCCGGCCGCGAGGCAGGCTTCCAGCACGCTCTGGCCGGCGGCGCAGGAAACCGCCGTGCCGTCCTGCAGCGCGACGGTGAAGGCGGTCAAATCGCTCAGCCCGCCGCGGCGGGCGCCGGCCGGGACGGTTCGCTGGCTGCGGCCATGTAGACCGCCGGATCTTCGGCCAGTTCGATGCCCCAGTCGCGGGCAACGAAGGCGCGGGTCTGGCGGTAGTAGGCCGCGCGCATGGCGGCGTTGGTCTCGGTCTTGAAGCCCCAGTAGCGGTAGCGCTCGTTGGTCCGCGACCGGTCGCTGCCGAAGGAGGCGAGGCCGACCCTGAGCCACTTCGGCACCGCGGCCTCGACCGCGGCGCGGCCCTCCGGCGTCTCCAGCATGTCCTTCACGCCGTCCATGCCGAAGCCGACATGGCCGTATTCCTCGTTCAGCGTGTCCTGGCAGGCCTTGCGGAACGGCGCATAGGGCGAGCGCACGAACTGGCGGAACTGGTGCGCCGCGGCGCGGTCGACCAGCGCCAGGAAGACGACCTGGTCGGCCCAGTCGTCGATCGGCGTGTCGAAGGTGGTCAGATGGTCCTTGTCTGCGCTGAATTCGCGCCAGTCGAGGCCGAGCTCGTCGAGCAGCGCCCGGAACCGCAGATGGTGGCCGTATTCCTCCGCCACGGTCTTTGCCATGCGCATCTTCGCTTCCGGCGTCGGCGCGCGCAGGATCGAGGGCTCGAAACAATCGGCGCCGTAATCCTCGCTGACCACATGGATCTTGATCAGGTTGAGCTGCAGGTCGCGGAATTCCTCGTCCTGGTCCCAGAAGGTCTCCGGCGTGACGTTGGGAATTCCGGCCTCTCCGTAGGTGACGGACTCGGTTACAGACATGGGAGCGTTCTCCGCTTTCGCCGGTTCCGGCCGCCGCGCGCCACGTCAGGCCCCGAATCCGGCCTCGGCCTTCGCCGTGACCGTGCCGTCGCCCTTGGATGCGGTGAGCGCACAGGTGACGGCCTCGCCGTCCACCGCCGTTACCACGGCCTCGATCTTCAGGTCCTCTTCCGGAAAGACCGGCGCGGTGAAGGTGACGTCGAGCCAGCGCAGCCGGTCCTGCCCGACCCGCTCCGCGAGCAGGCGGGCGAAATGGGCGGTGGTCATCGGGCCCTGCTGCAGCACGGTCGGAAAGCCGGCGGCTTTCGCGAATTCCTCGTCGGTGTGGATCGGGTTCGGGTCCTCGGTCCCGGCGGAAAAGTCGGCGAGCCGGTCCAGGTTTGCGCCGGGAACCGTCGCGTCGAACAGGATGTCGCCTTCGCTGTATGCCATCGGACTACTCCCGCTCGATCAGCCGGGTAATCTCGCGCAGCACCCGCGTGCCGTCGGCGCGCGCATAGTCCAGCGCGACGTCGGCGCACCATATCCTGCCGCTGCGGCCCTGCTTCTCGGTGATCGTCTCGACCTTGGCGGTCACCGTCAACTCCTCGTCCCAGGCGACCGGTTCGTACCATTCGTAGCGCTGGCCGCCGTGCAGGGCGCGCCTGCGGTCGATGCCGAGCGCCTCGAACAGGTTGGTGCCGCGGGTCTCGCCGCGCAGGAAGATCATGTAGGTCGGCGGCACCGCCTCCAGATCGACCGGCGTCCCCTGGCCGCGCAGCAGCTTCTCCGCCAGCGCCTTCTCGGGCTGCACGGTAAAGGGCGGGAAAACGTGCCCCTGCCGGTCCATGTTCATGGGCGTCCTCCGAAGATGCCGAATTTTTTACGTTTACGTAAACATAAAGTCAAGCCGGCGAAAGCCATGGCCGGTTCCTACTCGAACAGGCCCGACGACAGCAGCTCGGTGTAGGAATCGATCAGTGCGTCTATCGTCACCGGCTTGCGCGGATCGTACCAGCGGGCCAGCCAGTTGCAGGTGCCGAGCACAGCGAAAGCCAGCGTCTTCGGTTCGCCGATCGTCCTGAATTCGCCCCGGTCCTGGCCTTCGGCGATGATGCGGGTCCAGGACGCTTCGTATTCCTTCCACAGCCTGACCATCGCCTGGCGCACTTCCGGCTCGCCTTCGAACCGGCCGTCGCGCAGGCTCACGGTCATTTCCAGGCAGTAGCGGTCGAAATGGAGCAGATGGATGCGGATCGCTTCGCGGAACTTCTCGCGCGGGCCGAGCGACGCATCCCCGACGACCGCCGCGACGCCATCGACCAGCAGGCGGCTTTGCGGCTCGATGATTTCGAGCAGGATCTGCCCGCGGTTCTTGAAATAGTAGTAGATGCCCTCGCGCTTGATGCCGACCGCGCGCGCGATGTCGTCCAGCGTCGTGTTGGCGTAGCCGAGCCGGTCGAAACACTCGGTCGCCCGCTGGAGGATCTCGGCGCGTCGCCCGCCGGTCCTGCCGGCCCTGCGCGGCCCGTCCGGCGCCCCGGCCCGTTCGTCCGCCGTCCTTGTCATGATCCGATCCACCGTTTCTGGGCGGGCCAGGCCGGGCCGCGGTCGCCCGCCGTCTCCGCGCTGCGCAGTTCGTCCAGCCGGAGCTGCTTCGAAGGCGTGTCTTCCGGGATGTCGTCCAGCGCGTCCCTGAGCATCGCCTCGTAGTCGTTCCCGACCGGGCAGACGTCCTGGCAGCGCCGGCAGCCGGTGACCGCGCCGGCGCCGCGCAGGATGCTGGCCCAGATGTAGAAGCTCTTCTCGTTGCGCAGCATCCGTTTCTGCATCTCGGGGTCGGTCTCGTCGATCACCTCGTCGAGGAACTCGGCGACCTGCCGGAAGCCGTGGGGCTGGCGATGCTCGTTGCAGGCCGGCCAGTCCCGGCTCCAGTGGCCGACCGCGTCGCCCGGGCAGGCCGAGAGGCAGCGCCCGCACTCCGGCCCGAGGCACAGTGGCGTTTCCATCCGGCGGTCGGGCTCGACCGGGACCGAGCTCAGCACGGCGGTCAGGATGACCCGCGGGCCGTATTCCGGCGTCAGCAGCTGCAGGTTGAGCCCAAGGGTGCCGAGGCCGGCCTCGACCGCGGCGTGATCGAGCGACAGGGGCAGCTTCTGGTGCAGCCGCGGGTCGCCGTCGTAGCGCCACGGGTCGACATGGGTCGGCGGCACGATCAGCGCCGGGTAGCCGCTCTGCTCCAGCCAGCGCACCAGGTCGAGCGCGACCTCCTCCAGCCCGGCGATGGTGAGCTCGTCATTGACGTATTTGTGCCGGTCCGACCAGGCCGGGATGCGGGTCGCGCCGAGGCTGACGCGCTGGCCGATCACGATCACCCGGTCGGCGTCATGGTCGGTGATGTCGCTCGGCCGGCGCGGGTCGTCCGGGTCCGGCGGGTGCTCGTTCATCGCCGCGCCGTCGGCGATGCCGACGATGTCGGCGCCGAGTTCCCGCGCCTTCTGCTTGACCAGTTCGGCGGTGAGCGACGCGCGGTAGACCTCGATCATGGCGTCCGGTCTCCCGCCTCAGACGCGGCCCGGCCAGCCTCGATTTTGGCCGCCTCGCGCTTCTTGAAGGCCTGCAGTTCGCGCGCGACGAGGCCCCGGTAGCCCTCCGGGCCGACCCAGCGGATGTTCCAGTCGTCGAGGCCCGGCGCATCGCCGCCTTCGCGCCGGATTCGGCGGTATTCGCGGCCCCGTTCGGCCTTTTCCTCGGTCCTCTCCGGGATACGCTTCTGCGGATCGGCGAGGAAGGCGTGATAGTCGTTGCCGGCCGGGCAGACCGCCATGCAGCGCGGGCAGTCGCCGAACGAGCCGGCGACCCGCAGCAGGCCCTGCCACAGGCCGAAGATGTTGCGGTCGCGGATCATCCGCTTGCGGCCCTCGGCATCGGCCTCGAAATAGTCGCGCATAATGGCGGTCGAGACGCCGTAGCCGAACTCCTGGGCGGCCTGGGCGCAATCGCGCTTGTCCAGGCCGTAGTGCAGCACGGCGTCGGTCGGGCAGGAATGCAGGCAGCGCGAGCAGGATTCGCCGATGCAGACCTGCTCGGTCATCGGCGTGTCGGCCTCCAGCTCCAGCTCGGTCAGGATGCCGGTGAGATAGACCCGCGGGCCGTATTCCGGCGTCAGGATGTTGACGTCCAGCCCCAGCGTGCCCATGCCGGCCTCGACGCCGAGATGGCGGGTCGAAAGCCGGCCGTAGCTGCCGTTCTTCATGCTGAGGTCGGTTTCCTGCCCCATGGTGATGAAGCTCGGCCAGCCGTGCTGCTCCAGCTTGCGGGCGAGGCGATGGCAGACCTTGTCGAGCCGGCGCAGGATCGCCTGGTCCATATACTGGACGGTGATCGACAGCTTGGTCCGGAATACGGCGACGGGAATGGCCAGCGCGATGACGATGACGCTGCGGCAGTAGGGGGTGATGCGCTCCGGCGTCTGGGGCCAGCGCGGGTCCGGCGGAAACGCGTTGAGCGTGTCGGCCGCGGCGATGCCGACAAGGTCGGCGCCCAGGTCGAGCGCCATCTGCTTGACTTCGGCGGCGTCGAGCGGGGTGCGCGTCATAACCGGGCCATGGCGGGATCAGGCCTCCGC is part of the Rhodospirillaceae bacterium genome and encodes:
- a CDS encoding MmcB family DNA repair protein — encoded protein: MDLRTSDPVAAAPADSAEAGGRALRMARGVCRFLAARGYSTLTEFPVGKGRRVDVIGLNREQRFVIVEIKTTPADFRGDAKWPDYLPWCDAYYFAVPDGFPADVLPADQGLLVADAFDAAAIREAPERTMNATRRRTQILKFALAAGQRLQQALDPAPAERWNGRS
- a CDS encoding 2Fe-2S iron-sulfur cluster-binding protein, with amino-acid sequence MTAFTVALQDGTAVSCAAGQSVLEACLAAGLPMPYNCRSGECAECRAVLLSGGVEESPGADPAVFTEADRRKGRILTCLCAPTSDIALEIVLRDGASAPRIEHVEATVGRVERVSASVVQVALDCPREIAYRAGQYFEWIVPGIAPNRYFSAANPPGGTELVFDVRLYPGGAIGDHVRSALSPGDPLEIAGPYGHFGFTANDHRPAICVAGGTGLAPIKAMIADALARNTGRRIRLLYGARRQEDLYDIALLDGWAARSADFGYAVALSDEPQGSAWDGPRGTVTELLADTVFDGFGAEAFLCGPPPMIDAAVPILEAIGVDPDDIHADRFSPAKI
- a CDS encoding MaoC family dehydratase N-terminal domain-containing protein, coding for MNMDRQGHVFPPFTVQPEKALAEKLLRGQGTPVDLEAVPPTYMIFLRGETRGTNLFEALGIDRRRALHGGQRYEWYEPVAWDEELTVTAKVETITEKQGRSGRIWCADVALDYARADGTRVLREITRLIERE
- a CDS encoding phenylacetate-CoA oxygenase subunit PaaI, with translation MSVTESVTYGEAGIPNVTPETFWDQDEEFRDLQLNLIKIHVVSEDYGADCFEPSILRAPTPEAKMRMAKTVAEEYGHHLRFRALLDELGLDWREFSADKDHLTTFDTPIDDWADQVVFLALVDRAAAHQFRQFVRSPYAPFRKACQDTLNEEYGHVGFGMDGVKDMLETPEGRAAVEAAVPKWLRVGLASFGSDRSRTNERYRYWGFKTETNAAMRAAYYRQTRAFVARDWGIELAEDPAVYMAAASEPSRPAPAAAG
- a CDS encoding MaoC family dehydratase, which gives rise to MAYSEGDILFDATVPGANLDRLADFSAGTEDPNPIHTDEEFAKAAGFPTVLQQGPMTTAHFARLLAERVGQDRLRWLDVTFTAPVFPEEDLKIEAVVTAVDGEAVTCALTASKGDGTVTAKAEAGFGA
- the dnaK gene encoding molecular chaperone DnaK gives rise to the protein MAKIIGIDLGTTNSCIAVMDGGNAKVVENSEGGRTTPSMVAFAEDGERLVGQSAKRQAVTNPESTIFAVKRLIGRRFDDPMTRKDIDLVPYKIVKSDGGDAWVGARDEKFSPSQISAFILQKMKETAEAYLGEPVDEAVITVPAYFDDSQRQATKDAGRIAGLDVRRIINEPTAAALAYGLEKKESGTIAVYDLGGGTFDVSILEIGDGLFQVKSTNGDTFLGGEDFDAKIIDYLAAEFKKDQGIDLREDRLALQRLKEAAEKAKIELSSATQTDINLPFITADASGPKHLNVKLTRAKLETLVEELIQRTVGPCKSALKDAGLKASEIDEVILVGGMTRMPRVQETVQQIFGREPHKGVNPDEVVALGAAIQGGVLNKDVKDVLLLDVTPLSLGIETLGGVFTRLIDRNTTIPTKKSQVFSTAEDNQGAVTIRVGQGEREMSADNKLLGQFDLVGIPPAPRGVPQIEVAFDIDANGIVSVTATDKATGKEQQIRIQASGGLSDDEIERMVEEAEANAEEDRKRRELADARNAADAMIHQTGKSLAEHGDKIEAAEKEAIEKAIEDLKAVKDEDDLGAIQEKTQALMQASMKLGEAMYAAQQAEAEAAAGAAGDAAGGAEATDAPAGTEAEEGVVDADFEEVDDDEQKKAS
- the dnaJ gene encoding molecular chaperone DnaJ: MAQRDFYDVLGVGRDADEAQIKSAFRRKAMQYHPDRNPGDGEAERNFKQVNEAYEVLKDGEKRAAYDRFGHAAFEQAGGPGPGGGFGPGGFEFNFGGGSFGDIFEDIFGDISGMNQGGRRRQPTRGQDLRYNMEVSLEDAFTGRQTTIRVPSADQCASCGGSGSEGGAARVTCGQCGGRGRVRASQGFFTVERTCARCQGEGEVIDKPCRTCNGAGRVRREKTLSVNIPAGVDDGTRIRLAGEGEPGMRGAPPGDLYIFVSVAPHDVFHRDGANIYCQVPLPMTTAALGGALEVPTVEGMRARVTIPEGAQSGDQFRLRGKGMSQLRSRARGDMYIEIEVETPRNLSPKQREILDQFREAGGDSNSPKSTDFFDRVKTLWEGLKS
- a CDS encoding isoprenylcysteine carboxylmethyltransferase family protein → MTVADHLLYALAWLSFGVLHSLLARQKANRSFDAAFGKFARIAYNLIAAVHLGAILFFEWRGFPGKVAFDVPLWLHAPMVAVQVAGWVLLFVALVQYDLGRFGGLTQARVIVHRRGRGRGAGPMGAARELPEPPPDVPQARLEPLVTHGIHRYVRHPLYSAMMMVFWGRAFDEAALMTAAWGTLYLVIGTHFEERKLLQIYGADYARYSAAVPRFLPLRGRARSEQGKSG
- a CDS encoding TetR/AcrR family transcriptional regulator, giving the protein MTRTADERAGAPDGPRRAGRTGGRRAEILQRATECFDRLGYANTTLDDIARAVGIKREGIYYYFKNRGQILLEIIEPQSRLLVDGVAAVVGDASLGPREKFREAIRIHLLHFDRYCLEMTVSLRDGRFEGEPEVRQAMVRLWKEYEASWTRIIAEGQDRGEFRTIGEPKTLAFAVLGTCNWLARWYDPRKPVTIDALIDSYTELLSSGLFE